CGCCTTCCATCCTTCCCTTTACACTGTACTTTTTCCTCCTCATTCCTTCTTCCATTTTACCCCTCATGTTctgcttttctctctccttcgcgGCACCTCTGCAACAGCCACATTCTCTGCCACCATTGCCCATCCCTTCCGCCGTCCGCCACATCTTATTGGCTTTGTCCACCACCTGCAACAGCCACCTTGCATATATCTTCTCCTTCCCTTCATTCGTGGGTCTTCAAAATTAATACAAAGTATACATTACTGCAATCGCCTTGGTATTGATTATGGAGTTGTTCAAATTACCAAGACCAATGTTGGTCTTCAAAATTAATACAAAGTATACATTAATCTACTTACCAAAATCCTAGATCTGTATAATTTTTTCCAAAGCCAACCATTTCCTATCATTAATTCATTAAGCCCATTAATAAGTTTACTAAACTATTTTTCATTTCAATACGTAATAAAAATGATACTAAGCATAATGAGGAGTATCTCTCAAGGGTCTGAAGTTGAAGAAGTGGTCTGCTGAGGAGTAGATTCGGGCGGGAAGGGAGGTAGAAAAAAGGATGAGAAATGAAGAAGAATGCTATGGAAGTAGAAGGAAGGAGGAAGAAGGAGgttgaaacaaaaaaaaaattgaatatttaAAAGTTAGATATTTCTAGCCGGTTCCCGGTCATTTGGGATCAATAAAAATGAATAGGGTacaaagtttggattattaaataataatcaaaatattGGATTATTTAACAGAAAATCTTtgaaatgttggattatttaatgtaatttttccttaaacttatgcattttaagctcatACCATGACAGGAGGTATAAGCTTGAAATAGAAGTGATcatggtgtataataaatttattgtacaccttgtgcacgCAGAATATTTTGTTAGTTATATTGTGGAGATCCATAGAGGGTGAATCAATATGAACATCATTTCTGATGCCTAAAGTAGTGAAGTTATCTTCTCGGAAACTTTTTCAGAGTAATTTTAGAAAGCTAAAGCTTGGTTCATATGTATGATAAGCTAAAACTACATTTCCTTTCTACTGTTCAGGTGATGTGCACAGAAAACCGAGAGGAGAGAAAACAGTTGGTTGTAGCCCTGCATAAGGATAGAAAACTCGCTAACCTTCCTAAGATCAATCAGGTAAACCAATTAAACACAGTATACTTTGTATACATATTCATCAAAGAAGCTCGTgtcattttttattttcgtgTTTGTGCAGACTACATTGATCATCTGGGGGGAACAGGATCAGGTGTTTCCAGTAGAACTTGCTCACAGATTAAAAAGGTATACATGCATTCTGATCTTGGGATTGTGATGAACATCTATGTTGAATGTTAACATGTTTGATTTACTGATGCGGTCTCCCTTCTTCTTGTCTGGGTGTGTAGGCATATAGGTGAAAGCGCGCAACTAGTCATAGTCAAGAAAGCAGGGCATGCACTTAACTTAGAGAAGCCCAAAGTGCTGTACAAGACCATGAAGGATTTTCTCTTCAATCCGGTTACAAAATCTGAAAGTAACGGCAATTAGTAAGTAGTTTGGATTTAAGAGGGGATTGTTTATTGTATAATTCTTCCCATTCATGAAGCAATGCAGAGTTATGGATGTGTATTAATGTATTATACACTAACTTTGCTCGAAATACTGTTATGTACctattgaggttggcatgagtggttaaggacctcttgctccttaaccaaggtctcgggttcgagccttgggaatggaaaaaatctcaattgggagggatgctgcccatcgaggtacccatgcaaactcccgcgggagattagtccactcgccgaaggcggtaggaactcctcgtagtagaaccaaaaaaaaaatactgttATGTATAAAATTGGCGAGTCTGGAGTCTGGACTAACTGGCTTATTCCTGGAAGTATCTTCGGCACAAGGATcagcgcaatttagaaggtggaccatggtgcacatagagcatggtgaaccttaagaacattagtatataattaaaagaacatctggttacgtaaaaagaacatcgacatatatttttttatatttttaataaattgtgattttttataacaaaaaagtaaaacattatattgcatgttcttttgtcgtagtgtcacgttcttttgtttatgcacatgtgttcttttggtgcacatggtgcaccatgctctatgtgcaccatggtccatagtccacggattgcaAGGATCAGCATTCAGTAGCCAGAATATGCTGATTGAGGCAGGAAAACCTACTGTCTGTTTCCATTCATCAGAGTACATCATGTAACTAAAGATGGCCGTGGGCCGGCCTGCCCCGAGGCCCAACCGACCCGGCACGAAAAATGTTCGGCCCGACATGGGCGCGAAAAAAGCACGGCTGGTACGAGAATGAAGTTGTGGGTCGTGGGTTGGGCCTGGGCCGCATTTTTGAAAAAACGACAAGGCCCAGCTCGACAGCCTGGGGCCTGAGCACTGGGACCTGTTTTGAACTTTACGACCCTGCCCATGCAGAATGGGCCTGGCTTGGGCCTGGTCGTTTAGGCCCTCGGCCCGCCCCCGCCCACGGACATCTTTAAGTACATGTAGCCATAATCCGAGACCTTAATCAAGCGTACATCACAACCTAGCTATGTGAATTTGCGGTAGTAAATCATGAAATCTACACATTTCTGGTGATAGAAGCGAATTTGTTTGGTTTCCTGGTGTGCATGTAACAATTGATGACAATGGCCGAGTTTCCTTACTACTGCTGTCAGGATATACCTGCTAGTCTACTACAGTGAGTACAGTCCTCCGCTCTACCAACTGAGCTAATTGAGGGCGGAAGTTATACACTAATTTAAGACAAATCCCTAATCAAAACAACATTTACGCGcacataaaacatatagtaaaaGATGTCCATGAACATTTGGTATCTTACATAATAGTAATTAAAAGCAACAAAAATACAGGTTCAATCAACCAACTATGATTTTCATTCACTTATTTTCACCATTTTCCATATCGTATTATGAGTTTCGTTCCATCCATAATCTAGGAAACGATTGCGGTCTGTCCAAAATCCTTAACTTGAGGAGAAAATGAGCAATGATCCCACATAAGAAACCAAGTGATGCCCCTTTCCCAACAAGGGAAACACCCGTCACCAAAAGCATCACAAAGGACTCCGATTTTGTGTTCATATCCCTACAAGCCATAGCTAACTCTAGGCCAGCAAATAACAGTAACACTCCTAATACTCCCACGGGAAATTGGTCTAATATTTTCACAATCGAACTCCCTAACACTATACCAATCACCAATTTCCCCATGCCTAAAAGGGCAACACACCCGCCACTTCTTCCCCCAAACTTATATTGCCCCGCGAGACCTCCGGCCCCGTGACATGTTGGCATAGCACCGAACCAACACCCAACTAAGTTCATCATCCCAACTGTCACGGAGAGTGAAGTCGCTGAGAAATCTTTCCCCGGAAAAAGATCTGATGACAACTTACACACCGCGATAACAGAGTTAAGCACGGATAAGGGTAGTTGTGGAATTGTACCCTTAATGAACCCTTGCTTCCATGACTCCTTAGGTATGTTTATAACATGAATAGGTGAGGGACCAAATTTGAAACCATTGACCACTTCTTTAGGCCCTCTAATAATTGCCAAAATTACCCCTAGCATGAAGATCATGACAGCACTAGGGAGGGAGTACAAAACCCTTCTAAAACCCTTCCTTCCCAAACCCCTCCTCATCCCCTCCATCTCACCGCCACCGCTACCGCCACTCGCCCCAAAATCACATCCATCATTTTGTCTATCCTCCCCAGCCCCATTAACAAGAATGATAAAACAAGCACAAACAACAGCCAACAACAAACCATCCAAACCCAACCAAGACCTTTCACCCAAACTCTTAGACTTAGCAAAATCCTGCTCTTTTGTTATATACTTAACTGCAGCCATTGCAAATGCCAGCCCTTGTGAAAGCTGAATCCCTCTAACAACAGATAAAGGAATCAATAAATAAACAAGCTGCATCAATTGTGTGACACCCAAAACAAACAATATCCCAGCTGTGCAAATCCCAGCTGCCATTATCTCGGGAATTCCAAAATCCGGGTTAGCAATGGCGACGGCTGCGATTGATTTCATGGGTTGAACCGGCATCGGTATGCCATAAATTGCACCAGTAACCACGTTGTAAACCCCAGTGAAGATTAGGGTAGTGCCCAAATCAAGATTTCTTGACAATGTTAAGGCCAACACTATTGGGATATAAGTACCCAAATCTCCCATTGCACCGTTTAATTCCCCCCATTTTGACCTGAAACTAAGGTTTTCTTTAAGGGTACCCCAGAAATTGTAGGGAAATCTGTGGTGAATTGGGGTTTGAAGGGGATTTTGATTTTCAAGGATTTGGGATTCCATTTGATTTTTGAGAAGATAAAATACAGTTAATTTtggaagttatttatttaaatgagtttgtgaaaaaaatgtaatcaaaattgtcttttagagaCATCAGGGGTCATTATGTGGGGAGATTAGGGAGTGGACTAATCGAATAAGGGCAATTGATTGTTAGTCTTAATCTTGTGGGGGAGCTGATCTCAGTTTGATAGAGACTTCCCCTTCATTTGGTAGTTTCTTTTTGGGGAAATCATCTTTCACAAATCACAAATACTATACTACTGTTACTTCTCTTCTCCACAGTCCACCACACTGCATGAAGTGCGTTTAACTCCAATTCAAATGTCaactcttttatttatttattttacataCGAACTACTTTCTCCATTTTCTATATAGTTGcaacatatatttttttcacaaaaatgAATCCATCTTCATCATTTCCTGAACATTATCCATTAAAACTTTCTGTACGACAACAAAGGGTACATCATCAAGAAACTGACAGGAAAGGAAGAAACCTGTTTCGAATTTTGATATAGTTTTAAACAAGGAATAACACATTATACAACATATCTGGTGTACTTTTATTCAACAGTACATATCTAGCTTCATGTTTCAAGCAAAAAGGTTTGAATTCCCCGCTCGCAGTTGGCACTGTGAAGTGTGATGTAATCAATTAGCAATTCGACGTCTTCCCACAACTCTGGGGAATGTTTCCCATCTCCTATTTCCCAAAGAGAATGCAAGTTCAGTATCTCTGTAGTATATAATTCTATACACTGGTTCAGAAAATCCAACAGAGGCCCAGCAGTATCTCTTTGTCTTCTTTATATGGTTCTCGGTGACCACAGCGtcataatcaaataatcaagaCACAATCAGAGGCTTTAAAGCAGAACATCATATGTTCAAACTTTGTCGCCTGGAAAGGGCTTACGACATAGGAGTACTCTCTCATCAGTGTTTGCTTCCACATCTACAATTCGAGCATCCCATCTAAATCTCGTTGCAAGTGTTCTAGCTGATTCTATCATCAAAGTTGTGTCACGGAATATAGCCCAACCCTGAAAATTTCAATACCAGTGGACAGTGACCGAAATCTTCACGTTAGAGAAAATAGCAAGagaaattataataatcaaTGACTCATAATTTGTCTGTACTTTCAGCGTACCTCTGGACGAAGGAGTCTATCTATGTCTAAGAAGATATCAAGCATTGTGCACTTCTGATGCTGACCTGTCTCAAGTGACAGCAGTCCATCAGCATGGATCATATCATAAGTTCTTGGGTATGATGGAAAAGCTTCAcacctacaaaaaaaaaaaaattgattatgTAAAGTCAGAATTTTCAGACGAGTTCAAATGAACTTGCACAAGTGCATCCACAAATCAGTATGTACAAATCAGATGAGTTCAAATAAACTTGCACAATGAGTCAAatgagcttgtgtgaatagtgtccaaaacccaattgtgtcatgtaaataagaacagaggaagtatattacAAGGTACGCTATCAAATGTTCTATCTATGCTTATGGTTTCAACAGAGAAGAGGATTTTCTATTGCATAGCAATGAAGAAAATTTCATCATAACAGAAGTTAAGACCTACCAATTATGCGACGTGCCTATAAAACCTCTGTCATGGATTAAGGGAAGTGAGCTAGGTGCAGTCGTAGGAACCACATTCATCACCCACAGGCTTTTTCCTGCTTCCAGCAAGGCATGATTGAACCCACCAAATTGAGCATTCATATCCAATACATTTCTAAGCATGTTAAAAGGTGGGGAAGGATCCTCATCACCAGGTCTCTTTGGATGATCTGAAAATATTTGGGGTGACAACAGAGACCAATATTCTTGAACTGCTAACTTCCACTTCAAGGAATCCGCAGAAAATACTTCGGTAGGGACTCCTGTTATTAACATATCAAAAAATGTACAATGATGAAACATCGCAGCGTTGACCTAAGGATTATATCTTTGAAAAGAAGAGTTAGAAAACATACCATATATCCTAAGTTCACTAGAATTTAGATTTGCTCTAGAGGGCCAAGCTGTGCGCTGTTCAATTGGAATCCATCTTTCACTATGAGTTCCACTTATGCATAGATGAAGGGGTTGATAGTAAGGAGATTCAACATCATAGTTCTTCTTACAGGTAGGCGGGATTGAGTTACGCTTCCTTGATGAAACACAAGGCAAAAACATTGAAATTTCAGCTAAAGCATGACAATTTCACACGGTAGAAGAATCATGTTTTCCAATCCAATTACTTGCTGCAAACTAATTGTGAAAAAACACCATTCTTAAAGACAAAGAACTTACTGAGAAGTATAACAATTCCTGTGAGCGGTCTTTCTCCAGATAACTGTATCATCTTGCTGCGACAACATATCCCAGCATAGACTTTCTGCAAATTTCTGGACAAACTGCCATTTCTTTTGGTTTTCATCGATTTCAGGTGATCCACGCACACCGGAAAATGGTGAAGTCCAGACAAAATACCCTCCTGGCTTCAGAAGTCTGTCAGCTTCAACCAGAAAAATCCCATCTGCAAAACAAGGCATATTAGATCCTTTTCATTCTACTGCACACCtctgttatttatttattttattttcaagggGTGGGGGCGTGGATTTATGATTATACCTTCTTTATCCCAGTCAATACCACATCTAGCACAATGCAACATGTCGAAGGAAAGAGATGAGAAAGGCAGCCGCTTTGAACTGAAGGAAGCAATCATTGCAGGGAGACCTCTTTCAAGTGTTAACTGAACTTGACTACCCGATGGTTCATAATTTGCAATACACATTGTCAACAAATTTCGGGAGAAGAGATGTGCGCCAAAACTACCATAGCCACACCCAATGTCCAAAACAGATCTTATCTGAAAGATTGAAATAAGATTAACAACAAAAAGTTAGACTACAGGACAATAATTTGTTAACATTGGACTAACTGTTAAAAGTCAAGAAATAGTCCAGGAATCTGTTCAAATTTCCCCTCAGCAACACTGAGAAAGAGAAGTGAATACATTAGCTGGAAAGGTATTGGTATCAGGTATGCAGTTCAAAATCATTCATTTACCGGTCAAAGCATTCATTAACATTACTCCACAATAGAGTAAAAGTTTCAAATCCATTTGAGGTCTTGTGTGACATCAGATGTGAGAAAGATCAAGCGAAAACAACAAATAAGAACACACTGATTTTACCTGGTTCACTAATAATGCGTTAACTACGTCCTCAGGTAAAAGAGAGGAAGTTTTATTAATCTTGTGGAAAAAAGGATAACATAGTAAAGCTAGATTAGGAACTACGGCGTTACAGACAGAAAATAGGCCAAAAAGTAAGCCTAAACAGAAAAGCGTATCCAATAAAACAGGTACCATATCCAACAAATGCAACCATGAGGACTTGACTCAAAATCTGATACTGCTAGATACTTCCAGGATGTAATCACAGATCAAAGGTCTCAATATAGCGGTGTAACGTGTACACCTCTCCAGAACATCAAGAAAAATGTTTTAAATCAAATTCCAGCAATAAATTAACTAATTAAGCCCCAAGTCAAATATTGAATCATCAAAAGAAAACTTATCACAACTTTCCGCTTATGCTTCCTTGCAGAGTTGCAGACTAACAAAATTTCCTCCTAGAAATTTGATCAAGTAGAATTGACTTAGGACCTTAGGAGGAAGTTGTGCCAAAAAACACACGCAAAAATTCAGAGAGCTCCTATGTTTTGAGGAATATAGTTGGAACTTACTCCTGCTTGATTGAAATCAGATACACTTCTGAGACCAATCATGTCCGCGATTTGATGTGAGTAGTCATCAACTCCATCAAACATGAGAGAATCTGACCGGAATGATATCTGGTCGTCTTCCAACATCATCAACCTGCAACACATGTTCCAGGACATTCATATACTTTGCTAAAGTGTGATCATAATCAATGTACGCCTAAAATGTACAAATTAAGATTCCTCTTCCCCTACTAACCTCTTAGTCACGGCTCCAGAAGCCAAAACCTCCTGAGCAGAAATCTTAACATTAGCATACCAAATCACATCCCTACCAGCAGGCCACCTAAGAGGCAACTTGTAATTCCTGGGTGGAAGAACCACACAACCCACCCTCGAATCCCTCTCACAGTGACGATCCAATTGGAATTCCTCAGAATTAATGGATGTGTTAAAACAAGGCACATAGTTTTCATATTCCTGAGAGCAAAACTCAATCTCTTTGACCCTTGAAGAACCAAGAGAAAGCTCTTGAAGATCATGAAAGTCAGAAAGTAGCTGTTCTTGCAATGGCAGCCACCAAGACCCTCCAACAAAACTATCTAATGGTTTTTTCGTGATAGAGACCATTCGTCTAAGAGACGTAAGAAGCACAAAGAAGGTTGTTGTTGCCACTATTAGCTTAAGAACTAAACTAAACCAATTATACTGCATTTTCCCATTCCCACCACTAACATTGTCTACTCCAAAACAATGATCAATAACTGTATTATTGCGTATATAGTCAGAAATTCCTGCAGTATACGAATCGTCCTTTTCTTTGTCTCTCTTTTTTCCTGTATCATTCTCTAAATCGCTACAAATAAGATCCGCCTCGCGTAATCGTCCACTTGATCCAGCTCGATTGTGCGGTCCTACCATTCTTCTTCTTCAGTGTTCAACAATCAATGAGACCAAATAAGTAATAATCAGTCACACTGGATTCGATTAGACGATTACCCTCCCAAAAGCTACAAAAGACGGGAAAATATGGTAAATTATCCTGTAATTCAGCATAGATAGCTGCTCAATAAATCTGCTGATAAACCCTAAATTGTATGAGTAGGTTACAACTCACAAGTTGGATTTATTAACACAGATTTCAGTATTATGAATCACCTTGAACTAGAATACGGCAAGTAGAATATTCCAAAAATGGAAATTGATAAGAGTAATGACAGTATGGGATTGACCGATTGAGTAGAGGTAGATCAAATCAAAAATAGTGAAAAATTATGAATCGCCTCGAATTAGAATACGGCAATTTGAACTAGTATACGGCAATTCTGTAGCAACAAGTTGAATATTCCAAAAATGGAAATTGATAGAGAGTAAATTGACAGTATGGGATTGAGAAAGAGATAGATCAAATCAAATAAAGCAAGTAATAAAGCAGATCGAATCGAAATTGATTGAAGAAAGTAAAGTTGCAGAGATTGAAATTAGGATAAAGATGTAGTatgaaagaaa
This genomic stretch from Spinacia oleracea cultivar Varoflay chromosome 3, BTI_SOV_V1, whole genome shotgun sequence harbors:
- the LOC110793916 gene encoding molybdate transporter 1, which encodes MESQILENQNPLQTPIHHRFPYNFWGTLKENLSFRSKWGELNGAMGDLGTYIPIVLALTLSRNLDLGTTLIFTGVYNVVTGAIYGIPMPVQPMKSIAAVAIANPDFGIPEIMAAGICTAGILFVLGVTQLMQLVYLLIPLSVVRGIQLSQGLAFAMAAVKYITKEQDFAKSKSLGERSWLGLDGLLLAVVCACFIILVNGAGEDRQNDGCDFGASGGSGGGEMEGMRRGLGRKGFRRVLYSLPSAVMIFMLGVILAIIRGPKEVVNGFKFGPSPIHVINIPKESWKQGFIKGTIPQLPLSVLNSVIAVCKLSSDLFPGKDFSATSLSVTVGMMNLVGCWFGAMPTCHGAGGLAGQYKFGGRSGGCVALLGMGKLVIGIVLGSSIVKILDQFPVGVLGVLLLFAGLELAMACRDMNTKSESFVMLLVTGVSLVGKGASLGFLCGIIAHFLLKLRILDRPQSFPRLWMERNS
- the LOC110793919 gene encoding probable pectin methyltransferase QUA2; translated protein: MVGPHNRAGSSGRLREADLICSDLENDTGKKRDKEKDDSYTAGISDYIRNNTVIDHCFGVDNVSGGNGKMQYNWFSLVLKLIVATTTFFVLLTSLRRMVSITKKPLDSFVGGSWWLPLQEQLLSDFHDLQELSLGSSRVKEIEFCSQEYENYVPCFNTSINSEEFQLDRHCERDSRVGCVVLPPRNYKLPLRWPAGRDVIWYANVKISAQEVLASGAVTKRLMMLEDDQISFRSDSLMFDGVDDYSHQIADMIGLRSVSDFNQAGIRSVLDIGCGYGSFGAHLFSRNLLTMCIANYEPSGSQVQLTLERGLPAMIASFSSKRLPFSSLSFDMLHCARCGIDWDKEDGIFLVEADRLLKPGGYFVWTSPFSGVRGSPEIDENQKKWQFVQKFAESLCWDMLSQQDDTVIWRKTAHRNCYTSQKRNSIPPTCKKNYDVESPYYQPLHLCISGTHSERWIPIEQRTAWPSRANLNSSELRIYGVPTEVFSADSLKWKLAVQEYWSLLSPQIFSDHPKRPGDEDPSPPFNMLRNVLDMNAQFGGFNHALLEAGKSLWVMNVVPTTAPSSLPLIHDRGFIGTSHNWCEAFPSYPRTYDMIHADGLLSLETGQHQKCTMLDIFLDIDRLLRPEGWAIFRDTTLMIESARTLATRFRWDARIVDVEANTDERVLLCRKPFPGDKV